In Oryza sativa Japonica Group chromosome 3, ASM3414082v1, one DNA window encodes the following:
- the LOC4331630 gene encoding protein KINESIN LIGHT CHAIN-RELATED 1: MRRLPKSLLLASLSKPFLRRNREPLPLLRPPPRPLPRVLPFAARTLAAPAAPPPEAAPAAQSDGFALLEAAQLREAADDHQEALALAIKALEPLQASHGGWSLPVARTLRLAGAAASRLGRLTDSLDSLNAAADIIDSLEAGDAEVAAVGAAVHEQLARTKTAMGRRWDAASDLMRAMELKAVFLEKGSLELGNAYKDVAEAYRGVLACDKALPLCLEALEIARNHFGGDSQEVAKVRQLLATIYAGSGRNEEALEQYEIVRMVYERLGLDVELSLAETDVAMVLVLLGRSEEAMDVLKRVINRAGKESEERALAFVAMANILCIQDRKADSKRCLEIAREILDTKISVSPLQVAQVYAEMSMLYETMIEFEVALCLMKKTLVFLDGVSEMQHIQGSISARMGWLLLKTERVDEAVPYLQSAIEKLKNCFGPLHFGLGFAYKHLGDAYLAMNQSESAIKYFTIAKDIINATYGPKHEDTIDTIQSIANAYGVMGSYKQAMDYQEQVIDAYESCGPGAFEELREAQRLRYQLKIKARGLPHACFPANSLPTKFQDRE, translated from the exons ATGAGGCGGCTGCCCAAATCGCTCCTGCTCGCCTCCCTCTCCAAGCCCTTCCTCCGCCGCAACCGGGAACCCCTCCcgctcctccggccgccgccgcgtcccctcCCGCGCGTGCTCCCCTTCGCCGCacgaaccctagccgcgccggccgctcctcctcccgaggcggcgccggctgctCAATCCGATGGGTTCGCGCTCCTGGAGGCCGCCCAGCTCCGGGAGGCCGCGGACGACCACCAGGaggccctcgccctcgccatcAAGGCGCTCGAGCCGCTGCAGGCGTCGCACGGCGGCTGGTCGCTCCCCGTCGCGCGcaccctccgcctcgccggcgccgccgcgtcccgcCTCGGCCGCCTCACCGATAGCCTCGACTCCCTCAACGCCGCGGCGGATATCATTGATTCCCTGGAGGCCGGGGACGCGGAGGTGGCCGCGGTTGGCGCCGCTGTCCACGAGCAGCTCGCGCGCACAAAGACGGCCATGGGGCGCCGGTGGGACGCGGCGTCTGACCTCATGCGCGCCATGGAGCTGAAGGCCGTGTTCCTGGAGAAAGGGAGTTTGGAGTTGGGAAATGCTTACAAGGATGTCGCCGAGGCCTACAGAGGCGTACTGGCCTGTGACAAAGCGTTGCCACTGTGCCTTGAGGCGTTGGAGATTGCCCGTAATCATTTCGGAGGAGATTCCCAAGAGGTGGCTAAGGTCCGGCAGCTTCTCGCGACCATCTATGCTGGATCAGGTCGAAATGAGGAGGCACTGGAGCAGTATGAAATCGTTCGGATGGTGTATGAGAGGCTGGGGTTGGATGTGGAGCTTTCTCTGGCTGAAACTGATGTGGCCATGGTGCTGGTTTTGTTGGGGAGATCTGAGGAGGCAATGGATGTTCTTAAAAGGGTGATCAATCGGGCTGGCAAAGAGAGTGAGGAGCGTGCACTAGCATTCGTTGCAATGGCAAATATTTTGTGCATCCAGGACAGAAAGGCCGACTCAAAGCGGTGCTTAGAGATTGCTCGTGAGATTCTTGACACGAAGATTTCTGTGAGTCCCTTACAGGTTGCGCAGGTGTATGCAGAGATGTCGATGTTGTATGAGACAATGATAGAATTTGAGGTGGCGCTGTGTTTGATGAAGAAAACACTTGTGTTTCTCGACGGCGTATCTGAGATGCAGCACATTCAGGGGAGCATATCAGCTAGAATGGGGTGGCTTCTTCTGAAGACCGAAAGAGTAGATGAGGCTGTTCCATATCTGCAGAGCGCAATTGAAAAATTGAAGAACTGCTTTGGACCATTGCACTTTGGATTAGGGTTTGCTTATAAGCATTTGGGAGATGCTTATCTTGCCATGAACCAATCAGAGTCAGCTATAAAGTACTTTACTATTGCGAAGGACATTATTAATGCTACATATGGGCCAAAACATGAGGATACTATCGACACCATCCAGTCCATTGCAAATGCATATGGGGTGATGGGAAG CTACAAGCAGGCAATGGATTACCAAGAACAAGTTATAGATGCTTATGAAAGCTGTGGCCCTGGTGCTTTCGAGGAACTCAGGGAAGCTCAAAGGCTTCGGTATCAGCTAAAAATAAAAGCCCGAGGTTTACCTCATGCATGCTTCCCTGCCAACTCATTGCCAACTAAATTCCAAGACCGAGAATAG
- the LOC4331629 gene encoding WAT1-related protein At2g39510 — protein MALHVLASMGDLWRRYAPHNLMILSQLCYTLMYFITEAAFNKGLNPFIYVTYRHLVVAVFLAPFAYYQEKKLRPRMTLMLFLEIFVLSLLGVSLTLNMYFASLMYTSPTFVTSVVNTVASITFVIAIVVRMEIVDVRSIRGLAKVAGTVVSFAGVTTMTLYKGTAISSPWKAPISIHGGGGGGGVHESWLKGSFLAVASCICWSIWYILQASSLKRYPAQLSLTAWMCTVGGIQSAVFTAFMQHKPEDWRIGFGLKFWCIVYSGFACNGFTVFAQLWCTEKKGPVFVTMFNPLSTIMVAILAYFMFGENLYVGSIIGGVVVILGLYMLLWGKDKDQEYNANKQQESDLDCEKQARITEFSAAQNDQEEPRRTKK, from the exons ATGGCTCTTCATGTACTAGCATCGATGGGAGATCTATGGAGAAGGTACGCGCCGCACAATCTGATGATACTGTCGCAGCTGTGCTACACGCTCATGTACTTCATCACCGAGGCCGCGTTCAACAAGGGGCTCAACCCTTTCATCTACGTCACCTACCGGCATCTCGTTGTCGCCGTCTTCCTCGCGCCTTTCGCCTACTACCAAGAGAA GAAACTGAGGCCGAGAATGACGTTGATGCTGTTTCTGGAGATCTTCGTGCTCTCACTTCTAGG GGTGAGCCTAACTCTGAACATGTACTTCGCGAGCTTAATGTACACATCCCCAACCTTTGTCACGTCCGTGGTGAACACCGTCGCCTCGATCACGTTCGTCATCGCCATCGTCGTCAG GATGGAGATCGTCGACGTGAGGAGCATACGAGGGCTCGCGAAGGTCGCCGGGACGGTGGTGTCGTTCGCCGGGGTGACCACCATGACCCTGTACAAAGGCACCGCGATATCGAGCCCCTGGAAGGCGCCGATCAGCatacacggcggcggcggcggcggcggcgtgcatgAGAGCTGGCTCAAGGGATcgttcctcgccgtcgccagctGCATCTGCTGGTCCATCTGGTACATCCTGCAG GCTTCGTCGTTGAAGAGGTACCCAGCCCAGCTGTCACTGACAGCATGGATGTGCACTGTGGGAGGAATACAGTCTGCTGTCTTCACAGCGTTCATGCAGCACAAGCCGGAAGATTGGCGCATAGGCTTCGGCCTCAAGTTCTGGTGCATCGTCTACTCT GGATTCGCCTGCAATGGCTTCACGGTCTTCGCTCAGCTATGGTGCACCGAGAAGAAGGGCCCCGTCTTCGTCACCATGTTCAACCCTCTCTCCACGATCATGGTGGCCATCCTGGCCTACTTCATGTTTGGTGAAAATCTATACGTTGGAAG CATAATCGGAGGAGTGGTTGTCATACTCGGCCTTTACATGTTGCTGTGGGGGAAAGACAAGGATCAGGAATACAACGCGAACAAACAGCAGGAATCCGATCTGGACTGCGAGAAGCAGGCGAGGATCACCGAATTTTCTGCGGCGCAGAATGACcaggaggagccgaggaggacgAAGAAGTAA